The genomic window GGAAAACTGGAAGAAAATCATGACTACATAGACTTTCAAGACTAAACTTCCGGCCACGAGACAACTAGTGGCAACGGGGGTTGCCCCATCTCTTGTCAGGTGAGGATAACTATTgacactagaacggatacccttatctcaatcgggcatggcgtccgtcacaggctagaagtcactgatgtgaagagctatctcaatcgggcaaacggccatCACGGATGATTCTATCttaatcgggccctaagtaaagcccatcaccgatagctttgatcCAGaagaccagtcaaactatagcccgtcacagatgacctatctcaattgggccacaactagcgcccagATGACCcttaactatagcccgtcacagatgagtcatctatgacgggcattaacttgctagagttaatgcccgtcacagatgagtatattccaaaaataaataaattttatgttttggctagccctcactcgtgtgcactcACACAAGAAGTTCAAATTCTccagtcggtcacccatcccaaaattgctctagaccaagcacacttaacgtcaaagttctttagagattggcttccggaaaagtaaTTGTAacatgttggtatgagtattctattaatcctattatgccctaggccaggatgtcaaattggggttattaaatgatttcaaatggaaaagtcaccaaaaccaaagttgtagaactcatcgaggtaCAAAatttctattttggtcatttctccatctgactctatttaaacaatttgaaatttgaaattcaaagtttaaaaagttcaaatagaattttagatcagtgaacgacttcaactgaaaaagtcatcaacaacaaaattgtataactcatcaaaatctataacttttattttggtcatttttctatataatattttttgaaccgtttgaatttgaatttgaaaatatgacaacttcaaacaacattttcaaatactaaatgatatcaactgaaaaagtcatcaacaacaaagttgaataactcatcaagatctaaaacttttattttggtcatttcttcatacgacaaagtgatagtaacattgttcacaaaattgacatatctcttatctggttttttataaactataacacatatatgtaaaatttgtgaataatattactaacatttcgtcagatgaagaaataacaaaaataaaagttttagatcttgatgagttattcaactttgttgttgatgactttttcaattgaaatcatttagtatttgaaaatgttgtttgaagttgtcatatttttaaattcaaattcaaacggttcaaaaaaatgttatattgaaaaatgaccaaactaaaagttgtaaatattgataagttatacaactttgttgttgacattttttccatttgaaatcatttactacccgtaaaattattttgctatagttaacttacaaatataaacatttcatatgaaaaatagaaaaatagtcatcgaTGACaggctttagttaatgcccgatagagattaagtatatagcccgtcactgatgagtcatctgtgacgggcctagttgttatctcaaacgggcctcaagttggtgcacgtcacATATGAtggtcatttgtgacgggccacaacttgaggcccgtttgagatatggaatgttatctcaaacgggcctaaagttgtggcccgtcacagatggtcatctgtgacgggccacaactttaggcccgtttgagatatggaatgttatctcaatcgggcttaaagttgtggcccgtcactgataggtgtcatccgtgacgggcttaagttttatacccatctaacatgtctgtgcgaccatatctcaatcgggcacttttcggcccgattgagatgacttccttgtgacggcccggtatttctaagcatattagagcccatcacagatagaaggatctgtactactGTGATTTGGTGAAACTTGATGCAATACACAATTTGGTTTCCGATCAACAAGATTCAAACAACTCTGTAATTGTAGCACAACGTCACCTTATTAATCGTGCGCTATCCAATTGACCTCGCCAAGAAAGGTAACATCGTAATCATCTGAAATTTTAACTACTAGTTTAACGTCATAAAACGTGTCCATGATGAATTGTAGGAGTTTGAAAAACTTGCCAtggataaaatattattcatatgaTTCTTATATGTTTAAATTTGGTATGATTTTAAACCCATTGCCAAACCTGATCGTTTGAGTTGTGGCGAATTCTTTTTTGCTACCGTTATTGGGGAAACCTTATGCTAGAAAAATAACCCTATAACCTTAATAGACAAATCTATAAGTTGTTAGGTTAATGaccaaaactaattttgaaGCCACATCCATTTTTCTGAGAGTGCATCAGCACTAATATAAATTCAGCagcataattaaacaatatgtCGACCAATGGTTCCCTTGCTCAAAAGGAACGTTGACATAAGAGATCAAGCCAACTCGATACCAAATAATCCACGAAGTTCTATCATGTTCCTCCTTTTAAGCTTGTAATTATAGTCGAAGCCTATTTGTTTATACTAAATTAAATGGTCAAGCGGTAGTTTAGAGACGTCGCAACATAGTCGTTAATCTTTCTCTTATTAGATAATCCACCCGATCACACATAACAATTGGCTTGTAAAATTAGTAACAGTGATTGTGTGCTTGTGTACCTGTTTGTAGCAAAGTCCAATTGGGTTGATTGATCCTACATGTTTTttcatcagatactactcatcctgcATATTTATTCCGCAGGATCCAAATCCAGATGTGCATAGTAGGGATTCATGGCTAtaagcttatctcctacgcttcaggaatagatcagtcagaacatcaccgctggcttgccttcgtcgccgccaactggtgtccttgcctatacggttggttggcctattatgccgctgttgatgggcgtctacatcttcaccgaccgacaTCCTCGTCTGCCGCcaactggtgtcctcgccttcATAGTTGGATGGTCACACCATCCTTGATGGGCGTCCACATCTTCATCGCCGGCATGCCTTTGCTaccgccgactagtgtctccacctgcacggttggcctattatgccgtcaTTGATGGGTGTCTACatcatcaccaccggcttgccgtcgtcgccatcgactggtgtcttcacctatacggttggttggtcacaccaccattgttaggcgtctacgtcttcaccgccggcctgccttcgccgccgccgattggtgtctccgcctgcacggttggcctattatgccgtcaTTGATGGGTGTCTACgtcatcaccaccggcttgccgtcATCGCCATCGACTGGTGTCTTCACCTatatggttggttggtcacaccaccattgtTAGGCGTCTATGttttcaccgccggcctgccttcgccgccgccgactggtgtctccgtcTGCAtggttggcctattatgccgccgttgatgggtgtctgcatcatcaccaccggcttgccgtcgtcgctgccgactAATGTCTTTGCCTATACTGTACCACCAttgttgggtgtctacgtcttcaccgccggccagccttcgccgccaccgatcgGTGTCATTGCCTACACAGTTGGATGGTTACACCACCGTTATTGGGGGTCTACGTCTTCCCCACTGGTTTGACGttgtcgtcgccgactggtgtgTTCGCCTGCACGGTTGGCTTATATGCCACTGTTGATGGGTGTCTACgtcatcaccaccggcttgccgtcgtctgccgctgactggtgtctccgccttcACGGTTtgatggtcacaccaccgtcGTTGGGCATCTATGTCTTCACCAACTGGCTGCCTTCGTctgccgccgactagtgtctccgccttcacggttggatggtcacaccaccattgttgggcatctacatcttcaccgaccggctgcctTCGTCTaccgccgactagtgtctccGCATTCACGGTTGGATGGTCACACCACTgttgttgggtgtctacgtcttcttcaccgaccggccgcctcgtctgctatcgattggtgtctccgcctggacggctggcctattatgccgccgttgatagggatctacgtcttcaccatcagcttgccgtcaccgccgccgactggtttcCTCGCCTCCACGGCTGGTTGATCACACCACAATCGATGGGCGTAATCGTCTTCACCGCCAGCTCATCTTTGCCGCCGTCCATGGAGTCTTCGCTttcacggctggcctattataccGCTGCTCAAGGACGTCTTCGTTTTCATCATTATTCTGCTTCCTCTATCGTCGACTGGTTTTGCCAACGCCGACTAGTGGTTTTATCTTCATGACTATGTGTCTTCGCCACCGATTTGCTTCTGATGCCACTGATTCGTGTTCACATCATCAtggctatgcaactttgtcaccatggtggagcgacttcatcttcattgtctTCGGCACCGGCAAAACTCTATTGCCGCTACTtctcaagttttgctacttcaccaaccacgacgtctACAAGAGCCTCAACATCTCGGCATGTGTCACCAGATTTGACGCCGCACTAATAACAAGTGGTTTTCCAATTTTCAAGATTTGTACTCGGATATCTTCAACGCATATCTTCATTCAAGAGAtggctactcgacgacaagcTATAGTTCTTGACTCTATGTTCAGATGTTTCCTAACTAACCAAAGAgacgggggctacacaaatataagactcaaaattcgacaagctttatgtcaagaCAAAGCAATCAATCAGCCAACGAGTTCTATGGAATTTAGTTCGGGAGTTATCAGTTTCGTCTTTGCTTCAGAGCAGAAGTTCTACTTCAGCAACTCTTATTATTTTATcggcaattttggcttctgGACACTGCCACAATCTACTTCAAGTTTTTCAAGTATCAAGTTcaagatttaatctacatgtcTTGGTCAGATTCAGCTCTGCACTCGGGAGTTCAACTGGATGTGGTTTTGAGCTTCTCAAGTTTGATCAAATAGggagtttggagttatcaactAATCAACTCAGATTTGATGAGTTGGACAACATCATTTACTAATCAaccaagtgaagcatctgcaacagctacaGCATTAAGTTTTATTGCCTTCTTCATAAATCAAGAGGTGTTGCATCAATTTTTGTCATGCACATGCCAACATTAAGAAAATACTTGAGCATGGATttcttctcaacagtttgatggattattgttactgacatcatcaccagcacctctacttcatcggccgTGATGTCTCCACCGTTGCTAATGGGTGACTACGTCTTCGCCTCCGGTTACTTCCATCATTGCCGACTTGTTATTTCgccttcacggttgacctactGTGCAAACGCTGATGAGTGTCTTTGTCATTATCATCAACTGCTACaccgctattgactggatcactgacatcgtcatcttcaccaatatcctgtcaagcctcttcaacatagcctactctactgctattgatgggcaacttcgtcatcatagtCGATCATCTCTGTTGCTACTAATCGTCATTTCTGACGATTTGCGTTTGCCGTCGCCGACTatgttcttcatcttcatgattggtggatttcgccATCGCTGTTAATGGgcgtcttcatcttcttcaccagctgcCTCGTttgtcaccgactgattatttcgccaCCTTGGCTATACAACTCTATCGCTGTTGCTAGAcgccttcatcttcattgctagctgacctgactgctgccgactggtttcttcacctCCACGGCTGTGCGACTTCATCACCTTTGATTGGTGTCACTGTTTTTACTACCACTGACATTTTCATCACCTCTGATGGGCGATGTCATCCCCATGTTGGTCATCTCGTTTCCATGCCGACTGCATAAGCTACTGTCAATGGACAACTATGACTACAACAGAAGTACAGGCTACATGCTTAAGGGGCTCATCAACTCAAGTGCAaggatcataccttcaatttggacttgttctggATACATGTAAtatgaattcatgatcatgaGTCAATTTCTTATGCTCAACGACTAGACTATTCATTATTCCCCACGAGGGCCATCAGCTGAGTATTTGCACCAGTCGGGATTTGATTATCATATCTACTTTGGTACAACCCGTGAGAGATAACCATTCGGATCAGAAGCTACTCAGATGAGATACACTTGATCCATATTACCGGGAGATTTGTCACTCGGGAGCATATTAATAGGCATGCTATACACGTCATATTTTAAGGGTATCGGTGGACATATTTTgagcctaggcctaatatgtctgcagcccatattcttaggtgtggcctgtcacatTCTTTTAGGGATTTAGGCATTTTTTGCTTAGAcaaaagtgcgcgtgatcaacaAGAACGGCCTAAATTCCTggtttaataatattgtaaagtagatttaggaaaccgataccgtattggttaagatttctatcttgtaattctGCCCCCATCCTATGTAGGGTGGGCAGGAGGTCCTTTAGGGGGCATATTCACAACCAGATCATCATATCAATACTACactcggcggattcaaatcctcaaataggagtagggtattacctcttgtcaagagggcctgaacctgtctaaatcttgtctccgcatccatgcacttttaggtctcgtacGCTACGCCTttatattgccgaaatcttgtttcgacagtggTGCACTCAAGCTTGAGTGTCGAGCTGCAACAGCAGCAACCCCGACGGTAACAGACAATCCTCGTCTCGTCATAGCTAGTAAGCCTCAGCGTTGACCCCTTCATCACCTCACTGTCGCGGAGCTCAAAGGAGCTAGGCGGCATTCCTCGCGCGACAACCCCACCGCTGGCTTCCCTATGGTGTGGCGGTGAGATCATAGCAGTTGGGCTAGATCGAAGCGACGAGGAGCAGTGGCAACATCGACCCCGATAACCCTTTCACCCTACCACCTGCTACCTTGTCGAGCTAAAGTAAAAGTTTGTGAAGAAAATTTAGTCTGGCATGTAAGTCACACTTATCAAAATTTAtgatcattaaaaaaaagtacggTACGAAAAAAACGATCCAATTACATCGTGAGAAATATATACAGTAACATGgttttaattttacaaaatataaaataccAATGACACTGGACCAATATCTATCGCATGGGTTCCAATTAGGAAGGCAGGGGTTTTAGCTCCGCCTCCGCTCGTCGCCATGACCATCCCAATCCCCACTCCCGTCGTCTACCCCGAGATGGCCGGCTTTGCCTCCTCCCCGTACGTCGCGCCCCTCATCTCCTCCCGGATCACCGGTCGCCTCCGCCCCGCCTCGGCGCGGACGGATCCCCTcggcctagccgccgccgccgccgctgtcagaGTCCGTTCCTGGAGGCGCTTCGCGGGTTCCCGCTGCGAAGTCGCGCTTCTCCCGGCCCGGAGGATCAGCGCGCAGCCCCGTCGCCGGAACGCCCTGCGCGAGaaggcatcgccgccgccgccagccgatCCGCAGGTGCGTGCTCAGTATGACGGTTCCCCGGAAACCTGGGTCGCGATACGACAAATAATCCTTCTTTTCTTGGTTGCATTGTAAAAACCATTCTTCTTGGTTGCCAGGTACTAGAAGAATCTGGTTCTTTGGATGTGCAGCGGCTGCCGGATCTTGATCGCGAGCCGGGAATTTCTGGTGGTCTGGATGCCGTTACAAGTGGAAATATTGTTTCGAAATGGAACTTGGAAGGTGGGAGTGATGtggttggacttggagttgCACAGACTGGTCCTGGAATCGTTGGTAGGGGTGGCAATACAGAGGTACAAGGGCGCGGTGGCAATGTGGAGGAGGTTATGATCTCTCGTGCAGGAGCAATGGCTAATCAATTTGGAAGTGGTGAATGTGAGGTTCCAACGCTTAGCTCATCATTTCCGTTTCTCACAGTTGAGGCAAAGGAACCGCTGGTTGTAGATGCTCAGTTTTTGGCTGTGCAAATAGACAAGCCTCGTTTGAGGAGCATTGCATGGAGCGGTTTTGCTGCGCTGTGTGCTGCTTGTGTTTTGCTTGCGGTGTCCAAGTTGATTTGGGGAAATGGTAAGAAATACCTGTCAAGGAACATGTTTGACATTCTTAGGCCTCGGATGAACAAGGGTGAATCGGGCAAAGGTGGAATCAAGGTTCTCAAGAATGTAAAATGTCCAGAAGATTTATTGGGAAGACCACAATTAGACAGGCACAAATTGATGAATAACATCAAAAGAGCCAAGCAATCTAGAGAATTGTTTGACCTCAGTAGTGTATTTGGTTACTGTAGTGTTGCTACTTGTTATGATGTAATTATAACAGAGACCAGAAGAATGGTAACAAATGTTCACACGTTACTTGAAGGAATCCTTGAACAAAGCAAAACAAAGAGCAAACATTCTGTGTTGTTTCCACACCCTGCTGCTACCAATGGCCAAGAGGTTTCTGCAAGTCATGGTCAGTGTTCTGTATATCTCAATGATGTCTTAGGCTGTGCTGAATTACCTGATATCAGTATATCCAATAATATTATTGGGGAAACTGTGGAGTCGTCTGTGGATTTCAAAAGCAGTGCACAAGTCATGGACAATAGTGTGAAAAATCAGAATAATGTTGGAGATATTGAACCACCTGTGGACACACCTACTAATGATATGCCGACTGATGCAAAGGATAGTATACCCATGGTGCACGTGGTTGAAATAGAAGAACAGATTGGTTCTCCAGATGAATGTATTGACGGTCTTAATAGTATCAGCATCCCATCATCTGAATTTGAAGGACAAAAACAATTTCCAGACATAAGTGTGAAGAATGTGGATGGCATTTTTGGAATAAAATCATCACAGATCAGTAGTGATACAGATGTGATTGGTACAAATGATAATTCACACAAGTTTAGCATTAATGTTGCCTCAAAAACAACTGGTGATTTGTCATCTGGCTGTTCCAACAGCATACCATCTGAATCAGAAAGTAAGGAAATACCCGTGGATATTAATCGGAATGATCTCAATTACTTTCAGGAAATTGAAGCACAAAGTACCTTTGCAAATTATGATGCTCAGACAGTTCAGTACGAAGAAATTTCTCATAGAGTAAGCATGATAACTAAAGAAGCTTGTATAAATCCAGCAATGGCTGATATTTTGATTACAAAATCACCTCAGAGAATCGGTGAGGAGCCTGTGGATCTGATGAGAGGTAATGCACAATCCATGCAAGAACTAGAACCATCCAGCTCTATTAGGGATCACAAACAGATAGTTCTTGCAAATCAGAAAAACAACATAATAAGTAGAAGTCACAATGAAACACAGGCTAGTTCAGAAATAGACAGTATTGGGACAAATGATAATGCTAGCACATCTTCAGTTTATGACCTGCCGGAAGAATCAATACACCAAAGTGCAAAAAATTCAACAGAGAACACATCTTATAACGAAGAGCCTGAAGAATCTATTattaaaaggaaaatcaaaTTACATCAAGAAATGTGCAATGATAAGGATGCTCAAACAAAGCACAAAGTAGAAGGTGTATCTGAAATTGGCCCTGAGTTTGGTCCATCAAATGATGTATGTAAAACTGAAACAGTGGCAAAGAAACGGTCAAAGAAAACGCCATGTGATAAGGGACTTAAAGTGCCAGAACAGGATATAGTTCAATGTAACAGCATGGCTGATAAGAAAAGCAGTAGCAAGAATGTCAAAAGGACAAGGAAAAATCTGAAAAGTGCACTTCGCAACCAAGGAACTCAAACAACACAAGAAATTTCTGAAACAGCGCTCGTGGTAAATTCGCCTGATGATGCACCCAGAGCTGAAAACATAAGACCTTTTGGTGGGTCAGGTTCATCGACAGAAACACAATCTCCAATGTTTTCAGTAAGTTCCCTCCTGTTATGGTTTTTTTACTTAGATCTATGGAAATTTATTGTATTTGTAATGGATGATTATTATGTTTATTGCCTAGAACATATTATGTTCTTATAGGGCATTCTTGTGATGCCCCATCCAGCATATTGATATTCAATTTTTTGTATTGATGACTTGAAGTCTTTACATCtggtttgatttgatttcaGCCCTTCTACTATAGGATTTTGTTCAATTAAACACCTTTGTTTTTGCATCTAGATATTAGCTAATTTTACCTTTAACTGATATATCTTTGTTATGTGATGACTTAATATGAGGCTACAATGACTGTCAATTGTAATGATATTAACTATTATGTTGATCAATTGCCCTTGTCTAGGAAAAATGCTATGAAATAAACtgtcaaaaaatatatacatataaagaAACTAATATGTGATATGACTTGCCCTGATCCTTGCCTGTACATAAGTTATTTGAGAAGCTGCATAATAACTTGATCATGCATTCTAATGGAACTAATTGTCATATTGTTCAATATATTTTACACAAGACATGCATGATGTTTCCCATAAGTGCACTCATATCTTCTTCACTGTCCTACAAGGCCTAGAATGGATTGAAGACTTCAAATTTGCAAGTTCTTTTGTATTTGTATCGCTGTCTCTTTAAATTGGAAGTTTTTCATATGAAGTAATAGGTCAAATTCTTTCCTGTTTTATCCGTTGTCCTGTGTTTCTCATTAGTTATGTCCACCGCTCTATTGCAGGATACATTCAGTGAAGCTCGGCCTAATGGCTTCAGTATTAGTACGATGAGGAAGGAAAAATCAAAACACAATTTCCAACCTCTGGAAAGTGTAGAGGCAGCAGCAGTAAAATTTAAAACCAATAGGCATGGTGACAATATCATGAACGAGAGAGCAATTGATTTCGACATATCAAATTTGGGTGTAACCACcaccaagaaaatgacaaagAGGTAACTTTCCTGAAAGGAATTTCATTTTTTAAGTCAAAGACCACATATAGTAACAATTTAAATGGTATATTACTTGTTTGAATCGGTCATTgcactttctttttctttacagAAGGTCATTGTCAAAGCGTAAAAAGCCTGCTAATGGACTCGGAGGAGCCACTGACGTGCCACCAGATGTATAAATTGTTCCGTTTATTGTCCTTCATGTATAGGGCTTTTCGGCAGAGTGGCAGCACCTAGTTAATGTGCAACAAATTGCTTGATGAGCGATTGTGTCAATATTGCACATGAAGCCATCAGCTAAAGAGGATAAATCATCTCAACAATCTGAGCAATAATTTCATGTTTCTTGTTGCAAGAAAAACTTGGTAATGTATTGCCTGACTGGATCTCTTTTTTAGTCCAACTGGATTATGTTCAGTTTTCACATTAATTCATAACTCCTATTCTGTTTGAACTGGAGCTCCATTGTGAAATTATATTCACCATAGTAGCATGCATAATGTGATTATTCCTAAAATAATGTTCTAGAACTCATGCAACtggaaaattttaaactttggcCACTAATATTTACAACAGTATACATATTTTTCCTGTTCAAAAATGTTGGTCAATTTAGAATCAGAAGTACTTCAATAGTCCTATTTTTAAAaactcactccgtcccaaaatatagcaaactaGTACTCAATTAGACACCACccagtactacgaatctagactgGGGGTCTAATCaagtactaggttgctatattttgggacggagggaatactaaaTAAGGGATACATAACTGAAGGAGGTATGTTCATAATAAAGAAGAAGCTAAGTATTATAGAAATTAAAATAAACAAC from Oryza glaberrima chromosome 6, OglaRS2, whole genome shotgun sequence includes these protein-coding regions:
- the LOC127776558 gene encoding uncharacterized protein LOC127776558; this translates as MTIPIPTPVVYPEMAGFASSPYVAPLISSRITGRLRPASARTDPLGLAAAAAAVRVRSWRRFAGSRCEVALLPARRISAQPRRRNALREKASPPPPADPQVLEESGSLDVQRLPDLDREPGISGGLDAVTSGNIVSKWNLEGGSDVVGLGVAQTGPGIVGRGGNTEVQGRGGNVEEVMISRAGAMANQFGSGECEVPTLSSSFPFLTVEAKEPLVVDAQFLAVQIDKPRLRSIAWSGFAALCAACVLLAVSKLIWGNGKKYLSRNMFDILRPRMNKGESGKGGIKVLKNVKCPEDLLGRPQLDRHKLMNNIKRAKQSRELFDLSSVFGYCSVATCYDVIITETRRMVTNVHTLLEGILEQSKTKSKHSVLFPHPAATNGQEVSASHGQCSVYLNDVLGCAELPDISISNNIIGETVESSVDFKSSAQVMDNSVKNQNNVGDIEPPVDTPTNDMPTDAKDSIPMVHVVEIEEQIGSPDECIDGLNSISIPSSEFEGQKQFPDISVKNVDGIFGIKSSQISSDTDVIGTNDNSHKFSINVASKTTGDLSSGCSNSIPSESESKEIPVDINRNDLNYFQEIEAQSTFANYDAQTVQYEEISHRVSMITKEACINPAMADILITKSPQRIGEEPVDLMRGNAQSMQELEPSSSIRDHKQIVLANQKNNIISRSHNETQASSEIDSIGTNDNASTSSVYDLPEESIHQSAKNSTENTSYNEEPEESIIKRKIKLHQEMCNDKDAQTKHKVEGVSEIGPEFGPSNDVCKTETVAKKRSKKTPCDKGLKVPEQDIVQCNSMADKKSSSKNVKRTRKNLKSALRNQGTQTTQEISETALVVNSPDDAPRAENIRPFGGSGSSTETQSPMFSDTFSEARPNGFSISTMRKEKSKHNFQPLESVEAAAVKFKTNRHGDNIMNERAIDFDISNLGVTTTKKMTKRRSLSKRKKPANGLGGATDVPPDV